The sequence below is a genomic window from Ovis canadensis isolate MfBH-ARS-UI-01 breed Bighorn chromosome 1, ARS-UI_OviCan_v2, whole genome shotgun sequence.
TTCAAGCCCAGTCTTCTCTCTTCTTGTAAGGGAGAGGCTGGCCCTGCTGGTTTCACTTCAGATTCTTGTGCCTGGAGCAGGCTTTCCTTGCACTGTGGCTCTGTCTCAAGGTTGTTCCACCCCACCACTGTTGacatttgctgctgttgttttagtaagttgtgtctgactccttgcaaccccgtggactgcagcctgccaggctcctcagttcgtgggattctccaggcaagaatactggagtgagatgccctgccctcctccaaggaatcttcccaacccagggtggATAATTCTTTGTCATCAGGGACTGTCGTATGCCTTGTGGCATGTTTGGCAGTGTCCCTGACCtctgcccactagatgccagtagcacgcCAGCAGTCGTGATCATCAGCAGTGTCTCTAGACGCTGCCACATGTCTTGGGGGTCAGACTTACCCTCTGTTAAGAACTGCTGCTCTATCTGAATCAGCAGTCAGATCTGACCGTTCTTCTCTTTTATCTTCCTCCGCAGCTTTCCGCTTGGCCCTCATCCAGCTTCAAGTTTCTTCCATCAAGTCAGAGAACCTCACTCGAGCCTGTGGCCTCATCCGGGAGGCATCGAAGCAAGGAGCCCAGATAGTCTCCCTGCCTGTAAGTCTGGGGTGGCCACCCCTTTCTGAGCACTGTCGTCCCGGTAGTGTGGTGTCTGCTCATTCTGGGTCCTAGGGACCAGCACGGTTCCTTTGGACCCCAGGATGGTTCCTCGTCTGTATGGAAGATGACCTAGCAAGGGTCTTTGTGATAAGGACATGCCAGCTTGGTGACAGGTCTTTAACTTTAGGTCACCTGCTCTGTTCAGAAGCCCAGGAGTCAGAGGGACTAACCTAAATCCAAAATATTCAGTGCCTCAGGCACTTACCTTCTCTGCTTGCATAATCTAGTCTTCACGAGACCAGGACATTGATTTTAGCGCTGAgcttctgacattttaaaaacattgttgAAAATTGTTAACCATTTAGGAAGCCTGTAGTATGCAGTGAGCCAAAGGATGCTACATCAGTTTGCTAGGTGACCTGTTTAAAACAGAATCAGCCGAGGATGGGGCCACATTTGTTTGTCAACAAGTACAGGGTCAGCCCCACGGACAGTCCCACACTGGTCAGCAGATGCACCTGTCAGCCCCTTCTGCTGGCAGAGGCCTGCAGGGGTGAGTGGTGGAACTATTCCTGACAATCCCCGACCTTGCGGTGGGGAGGAGGCAGCCCTCTGCAAGCCCTGGAGACTCTTCAGGGCTAGCTTGTATTGATATTCTAGGCTCTGGGCCATTTACCAGGGAGGCCAGTGAGTAGGAGTCTCCAGCAGGGGTGCTTGAGATCTTAATGTCGCTCCAGTCGTGGGACTTCCCTCTCCTTGTATCCAGTCATGGCCTCTTGTCGGTTTAGGCTGCTGGGGGTCAGAGCCTAAAGGCCAGGAGTGAAAGCACTTGAATTCTGCATGTGTCCCCTGCTAATGTGTCTTCTACAAGTTAGTGATCCTCAGCCTTGAGTTTCCTAGCACAGACAAGCAGTCTCAGTGAATGTAAATGAATGAACTGGAGGTGAAATCCATGAGTTTTCTTTTATCACAGAGCTGTTGAGACACATTCAGGGGAGTGAGAGAGTTTGCAGGATCAGAATGATGGCGCTGGAAGGGAGCTTAGAAACATCCCGTCGTGTATCCCATATACATGAGGAAACGCCTTAACCTTGGTGGGTTTCACAGCTtctgtatttttgaaaaacacaGGCTTCATTGCTTTATGTAGTTAATAATACAGTTTTGAGAGTCTGGATTAATCTTAACACCCCTAATCCACTGAGCAAGCCCAGTGGTAGTGGGTCCTGGGTGCCCAGCGCTGGGGAGGCGTGGTTCTGTGGACTCAGGGAGAGACAAGTGCAGCTTTTTGCCAAGGTGACCAGCATCCGGTTGAGCACACTGACTCCAGCCCCATCTGAGCCTGTGGCCGAGTCCTGTCTGTGGCCACAGGCTTTTTAGCCTAAGGTGTCTGTGTTTTTCTTAGCAGTTGTATTTTTTTACCTCTTTGAGAACTATGTCTTTTTTTACAGCAGAACTTTCAGTCGggtcccccccccccaaccctgctTTTTTCTCTTCCAACATTATTCTAGGAATGCTTTAATTCTCCATATGGCACAAAATATTTTCCTGAATATGCAGAGAAAATTCCTGGTGACTCCACACAGAAGCTTTCTGAAGTGGCAAAGGAGTGCAGCATATATGTCATTGGAGGTAACTTCCTACCCTCAAGGTATAATGGCCTAAACATTAAAAACATCTGAGAAACTATTGTTACATTTGAACCATGGAATACAAATTAGCCATAGAAAACAGTGAGGTAGGTCTGTCTATGTAGGATTGTGGAAGGATCTGCAAGACACACTTGGGTGGAAAAAGAACAAGTTTGCTATGAAATGAACAGGTCCTTCCCTATAGATTAATGATCCACATAAAAGACtgtgtatttttatatgtatttatgtattaagGCATAGCGAATATTGTACAAGGACACACACCAAACTGCTGAAAATTGTCTCTGGGGGTACAAGGGCAGGTGGAAATGTGGAAAGAAAAACTGTATCTGAAAGTCTTTAATACGGTGTTaagactttctttttatttcccccaTAAAGAGACCACTGACATCAAAGGTAGGTTAGAGTTTTaggcttagtgaagtaagtcagagaaagacaaactctTTAtgctatcatttatatgtgggatctaaaacaagaaaacaaatgaatgtacgtaataaaacagaaacagactcacagaacaaactagtggctacctgtggggagagggaagaggggagggggcatTAGGGATGGGACGAGATTGAaacaactatgtataaaatacataagtaacaaggatatattgtgcagcacagagaaataaaaccaTTGTTCTGTAACAATTTTAAATGGAgtgcaatctaaaaaaaagattgaatcattatgttgtatgcctgaaactaatgtaatattataaatcaactataatttttaaaaagcagctttaTTTATGTGGCTTGTTAAAGTGTTCTATTTGTTTacataaaaatacagtaaaactcTTTAATAcagtaaacaaaattatttctgtATTCTGATACAGtgagaattagaaataaataagggGTGGAGGAAAGAGGACAGAGCAAGCAGAGATAGCACTACAGGCCTCATATTTAGTGATGGAAAGACTGGCATACCTTCCCACCTCAAGGCCTTTTTGGATACAGTTATGTTGCAGGACCTTGTGGATTTAAGTTGAGCAACTGTGAATTCCCTGTGTTGCACTAATGCTTCAGGTTAAGTGTTGCTCAAGAGCAAAGCTAAATTGTAAAATAGTTTGATTAGTTTTGAAACCTTTCTTTGGCCTCTGACTTAATTACACTTCACCTACACTCTGAAGTTGGTCTCTGAAAAATCGTAttcaagaagaaaagaatcaTGATTAGATAACCCTTAGAAGACAGTAAACTTTATTGTTGGACCCAAGAAGATAGTAAACTTTAACAAGCCTTTGTCCTGTTATAAAAGAATGCTTCATTCAGAATgttttctgtgtctctctgtgtctctttctgtgtttcttaaCAAAAGGGTCCATTCCTGAAAAGGATGCTGGGAAATTATATAACACCTGCGCTGTGTTTGGACCTGATGGAACTTTACTGGTAAAGCACAGAAAGGTCAGTAGAGAATGTGGCAAGTCtcactgcctcttgagaattcaCTCTGAAGTTCCCAGTACCCATCCTGTGGTACACACATCAGGCATTGGATTAGTTGGCACAGGTGGTTATACCTGGCTATTGGCCTGCTGATATAAATTGTAGACTCAGCCTGTCAATTTTGGCCAAGGGAAAACCTACAAGAATTTGGATTAGGATGGTATTAAACATATAGTGATCACTTTGGGGAGAGTTGACATCTTTGCCGTGGTAATGCATGCATATGCACTTAGGATTGTTAAGTCTTCTTGGTAAATTGATCCTTTTCTCATTATGATATGTCCCTTTTTCTGGTATACTGATAGTCTTGATGTTTATCTCTGATATTAGTAAAGCCACTGTAGCCTTCTTCTAATTACTGTTTGTATGGTACATGTTTTTCTaatcttttattttcagtctgtatgtctcTTTATATATAAATGCTTCTCTTGCAGACAGCATGTAGTTGGGTCTTGCTTTTTTACATTCTGACAATCTTTGCCTTTTCACTGGAGTGGTCACTCTATATTTAAAGGAATTATTGACATGATTAGATTTTAAGCACGTAGACATTGAATTACTGTATGCCTTTGTTCCTCTTTCCTACATTGTTTTGAGTTAGTAGtagtttgcttttttcccccctaagtTGTTGCCCTAGGGATTACAATATGCACACTTTATCTTGTCATAGTCTTCTTAGTTAATAATCTGTTTCTTCATGTGAAATTTAAGAACCTGGCAGTTGTATCGGTCCATTCTTTATGCTGTGGTTCTCATACATATTGCATCTATATACATTAGAAATCCCacaaaatactaatttttaatttcagtagtcacttgtattttaaagaaattaagagaaatatTTCATGTTTACCCCGCTGTTTACCAtttctggtatttttcttttcttcctgaagaTCTTAGTTCTGTCTGGTATGTTTACCGTCAAACAAAAAGACCTCCTTTAGCATTTTGAAGTGAGCATCTGCTAGATATGAATTCTCTTAGTTTTATTAATGAATATACCTTtactttgccattttttaaaagatatttttgacgtggactgttttttaaaatctttttgaatTTGTTGCAGTATAGTTTCTGTTGCttatgttttggtcttttggccAAAAGGCATGTGGgtttttagctccctgaccaggggtctaacacctgccccctgcagtggaaggtgaagtcttagccactggaccgccagggagtcTCTGCCTTCATTCTTAAAAGATGTGTTTGGTGGAATAGAATTCTGGGttgacacttttctttttttcctcagatGTTTGAGAGACCATTATTCATTATTCAGTTATCTTCTAGcctctcttttcccctctgaTACGAAGTTAgtagggttcccaggtggctcagtgggtaaaagaatccgcttgccagtgcaggagatgttggttcgatccttgggttgggaagatcccccgggaggagggcatggtgacccactcaagtatccttgcctggagagtcccatggacagaggagcctggtggggtacagtccacagggtcgcagagtcagatacgactaaagcagctgagcatgcacacacgcatgaaGTCAATGGTAATCGGTACTGTTCTCCTGCATGTAATCCATGGTTTCTCTACCTGCCTTCAGATCTTTTCATAATCTTTAGTTCTCAGTATTTTGACTCTTACATTCCTGATtcaagggtttgttttttttttttttaatcggtaTTCGTCCTGCTTTGTGTTTCTTTAATCTGTAAATTTAGTTTCTCACTATATTTGGGAAACTTGGGAGCATTAGCGTGACCACTCcagttaaaaggcagagattgttagaatgaaatattcaagaaatattaaatatttttctgtcccATTCTCTTCTTATGGGACTCCAATTTGGATACTGTTCACCAAACCCGGTCACCAAGGCtgtggatttttgtttttcaacacTTTGTCTTCTTCAGATTGCATGTTTTTCATTGATCTTTTATGTTCACTGAGGCTTCTATAATCTCCCCTCTCCTGTGATccagtgaaatttttaaaaatttcagatgttgaatttttcatttctcgaatatttatttcattctctttttacaGCTTTTATTCTCTACTGTGTtccctctttgtttatttgttaGGAGCATCTGTTTCTTTACTTGCCTGAGGTTAGTTTCAGTGGCTGCTCTAGTGTCTTCGGTAGTGATCACATCTGGGTCTTCTGGGGTCTGCTCCATTGCTGCTGTTCTCTAAGAGTTTGGGTCATAGCTTTGTGTGTCCAGTTTTTTGGATTGTTTATTGGATTATATGTTGTTGAGACTCAAACTTCTATTGCGTTCGCCCGAAAAGTGTTGAGTGTTTTATTTGACCAGGTAGGTAGTTGGGGCACACTCACAGGCCAAAGTCTTCCTCGGTGAGGTGGGTGGCAACCACAGCTGCTCTGCCTGTTGTAAAGTTTAGCTTCAGCTGGGCTGCCCAGAGTCTGCCCCACACATCTTTAGTGCATTGGTTAGTCAGAGATTTGGACAgcttttatatgtaaaatttagGGCTCTTCTTTTGCTCTCTCCTTTTAAGTATCTTCCCCTCACTTTCCAGCTGCTGCGAAGCTCTGTCCTTTGATTCCTTGGCTGTTGTGTTGGTGGGTAGTTGTGAGCACCACTCCCAGCAACAGCTGGGGCCTTGCTTCCAAATAAAAGTTGTAAACAGGTGGGAAACTCACCCACCACTAGGTCCTGTCTTCCAGAAGTTGACTTCTCTCTAATTTTTGCCTGATTTTGATGATTGTCAAGTGCTTTTAAGTAgttgtattttatgttttgttttgtccaGAGTTCAGGGTTACCTGTGAGAAAGCTGGTCTTATAGAAGCCACTCTGCCATGACTGGAAACAGACCCAGCATTGGGCTGTGAGAATGAAGTTTTCCAGTTCATGaatatatttctctttccattttcttaggctttctttaatttctctcaaagtttttaaaatagttttttggaTATAGTCTTATATCATTTactagatttattcctaaatggTATTTCTGATATCCTTTCATTTTCTGATTCTTGCTAGTATATAGACGtacagcaaattttaaaaatattgacctTGTATATAATACTCTTGCTTAAACTCAGTCATTCTAATAATTCACCTGTGTATGACCTTTGACATTCCTTAGGTACACAATTATTATCTGAGAATaatggcttttaattttttctttctagtctttaccttttttattgttttccttcacCTTATTGCTTTGGTTAGGACCTCTGGTACAGTGTTGAATAGCAGGTGTACTTACCTTGTTCCTAATCTCAACAGGAGAAGAGTTTTAATGTTTCACCTTTAAATAggtttctttagatttttttttttttttttgcagattctCTTATTAAAGGAATTCCCGTCCTAGAagagtttttctcttttattttttaaataagaatgttgttcagtgactcagttgtgtccaactctgcgaccctgtagactgcagcatgccaggcttaaaTAAGAATGGATGTAGAAATTTACCAAATGCTCATTATACACCTCTTAGGATGATCATGTGATTCTTCTCCTTTATTATGTTCATGTGGTAAAtcactttgatttttcaaatgttaaatcacATTTGCTGTCTTTGAATAAATCCAATTTGGaagttactttttaatatgttactgCATTGGGTTTGGAAAACTACCTATTTTTGATCACTCGCACACTTTCTACCTCTCCTTGCCAATGTGTCAGTTTGATTCTGATTCTGAGAAGTCTTCATTTAGCATTTATATTGAGTAAAAAAAGCAGCGCATTAATTGCTTTCCATAAGAAATCTAGATGCTGATTTGCACACCACCAAGGGAAGAAGGATCATACAACCTACAGCATCATTTTTCCAGTTCCCTGCGTTAGAAGTTGTTTTCATAGGATGTCATCAGCTTGTGGGGTGGGTTGTGGGCAGGTTGGCGCTGCCCTTTGTACAAGTGATCGTAGAACACCCCCTTGGCTGACCATGGAAAGGTGTATGTGATTATTACCATGAACCCTGCTGGAAAGGAGGTAACCAAATCTTTATTTGTGATGCAGCTCCATCTGTTTGACATTGATGTTCCTGGGAAAATCACATTTCAAGAATCTGAGACATTGAGTCCTGGTGATAGTTTCTCCACATTTGATACTCGTACGTACCAGATAAATTCACCTCTTTCAGCAGTACCAGTAGACAAGGATCAAGTAGTCCTTTGTGTGAGTGGAAGGCCAGAAGGGAGAAGGGCAGAGAATGGTCAGAGGTCTAGAAAGTGGGGGATTTAATGGAGAACTAAGGGCTTGACATGACTGTGCTTTTCCACTGGTCACAGCCTTTATGAGTGTGATAGCTTCCAGCCTGTACCTATTAGGCCATGACTGAACACCTCCCGCTTAGATAAGAAACATTTGTTAATAATTAGAGTGAGTTTCTCATTTCTGCTCTACTGCACATGATATTCTCACGAGGCAGAGTCCACGCAGGAGCAAGCCTGCATGTTCTCTCCGTGCACGGGCCCTGCATGAATGTACCCCCGTCAAGGTTCTGTGACCATTGGATCTCGGAGACTTCCCCTGGCCGCACCTGCTTCAGGAGATTAACTTTGTACATTTTCTGTTTGGAGAACAGCTTACTGCAGTGTGGGCCTGGGTATCTGCTATGACATCCGCTTCTCAGAGCTGGCGCAGATCTATGCACAGAGAGGTGAGGCTGCCTTGGGTTAGGGCATTGATTGATTAGCTCGGAGATTGATTGGCTCTGGGCTTTGCGGGTGGAGGGAATCCTTGGTCAGAAAACCTGGAGGAGGTCTTGAGCTCCACGTCTGTGTGAGTTCTCAGACTGCTTCTGCGAATGGGCAGTGTGGTTTTCCGGAGGTTGTAGTTTAACATACCACACAGCTGAGGCAGGAGCCATGTTCCTAAACTAAATGTCTGCTCTGCCGTTAGAGCCCTTCCGGCTGCTGGGTTTGGAGAGGCACCTGGGCCCCAGTAGTAGGTCTTCCTGCACATGCCTTTCACCACTCACTAGCCCTAGATGTTGGGAACAGCAAAAAGGTAGTCAGTGCCACTGTGGTCCAGAGGACCATCCTGCCAACCTTGAGAAGCACAAGTCAGAGGAGAAGCCCTGGGCTTTGGTTCCAGCTCTGCCCCATAATTGGCACAGTGCTTTGGGTAAATTAGTCTCTGGAGAACTgtgggtctcagttttctcataggAAAGATGTGAGGATTACAGACAGAGAACTTACGAAGCTCCTCATATGATGCTCAACAATGCTAGCATCCTTACTAGACTGCCAGAGGTACTCTGACGTGAGTTTGTCTGTCACTATAAAGTGATGTGGGTGCAGACGGTTTGACACCCTGCTCAGCAAAAGGTGGAGGTGCAAGGGCTCCAGGCTGGCTGTCTCAGTTGAGTCTTAGCTGTAAGAAGTAGAGCAATTAGTCGTCTCCTCATTTCAGTTGATGAACATCACAACACGTGGTCCTTGACCCTGGGAGCTGTCCACATGGTGCTGAGAGAAGTCTGAATGACAGATTCTCCACGTTTTTCAAGCAAAGTCACCTTTGCTTGAAAAGTGGTTGTCAGGATCACTgcacttgtgtgtatgtgttgtgtgtgtgtctctagaGGAATTCACAGCCATCTATAACACTGCTGAATCTGTTCACATTGGGGAAGTTTGAGTTTGGTCCCCACTaggtaaggagcagagggagGGCTGATGTAACGGTTGGGTGTCCACCTGTATCCCTCTTCTTTGGCCTTTCTCGCCCCAAGGCTGCCAGCTGTTGGTATATCCTGGAGCTTTTAATCTAACCACCGGGCCAGCCCACTGGGAGTTGCTTCAGCGAGGCCGGTAAGAAAACATCTCAGTGTTTCTCTGCGAAAATGTTTGCGGTTTGGTGGAAGCATCAGCCTTCCCCATATGGAATGCTGCCTCTGACTCAGGCTGCCCTGGCACCCAGAGGCAGTTCCCAAAGGTGACTCTTTGTCTTCCAGTCCAAAAGGAGGGTGTCTGCTGTGGGCTCCTTCTCAGAAGCCACAGCACCAGCCTTGTGGATTTTGAGGACTGATGTCTGCATTTCCAGGAGCATTCACCCATCAAGTGGGCAGTGATTTGATTTTCCTGTGTTCAGATAAGAATTTCTGTCTCTGATAGAGTTGCCAGCAGGTTTTACAGAGAATTGGAGACCCACGGAGTGTACGTGGCTGGAGCCAAGGCAAAGGCAAGGGTTCTTTAATCTGACAGCCCGAGGGAGAGACTTGTGGTCACACTCAGCAGTCCCTGTGCCGTGTAGATGGGCGCTTATCCTATTCCATCCTCCAGCGTTTCCTGCTAGTCTCGGTACTCTGCCAAGACACTTGTGATAAGTTCTTGCTCTTCTAACCTCTAAGTTCTGAGCGCTGCGTGGCTGTGCTGTGCACGGGACAGTTACTGTCTCCTTAGTTGCCCGAGGAGTGGTGAAGGGCAAATAGCAGAGGTGGGTGCAACACAGAAGGGAACAGGAGTGTGACTGTGAAGTGCTCTGCAAACCATGAAATGCTGCTCAGAGATGATGGGTTgttcatgaaaacatttttttaaattgaggtattaTATACTGATACTTACAGAAAAGTGTACTAGTTTTAAGTTTACAGATCAGTGAATTTTTACATATGGATTCACCTCTAATCAGGATCAAATCTAGAACATTTATAGCCCCTTGGAATgctccttttttctccttctcagtcagtactctcctctctctgcccagAGGTGGCCACTATGCTCACATCTGGAGATAACAGTGATTTTTATTGGAAGGGGATGTAGAAGTGTTTGGCTGGTTGCATGATGGAAGGTGGTAGGGGTATGTGATCCCATGAGTATTATTAATAAATGCTGCTTTGTTGAAAGCAGGAAAAGCTGGAGAGAGCCTGGGATGACCTGGTATGAATCTGTTGTTTGAGCTTGGAGGGCTGTGGGTCAGGTGGCTTGGTGTAGCCATGCTACCGTCTGGAATTCTTGCCTAATTTGAGGTGATGGGACTGCCCCATTGGCATGGAAGGGCCTTGCAGCTCTACCCGGGATGTTGTTCCAGCGAGGCCAGTCCATTCTCTCTGGTCACCTGGGTTGCATGAACCAGAGAAGCTCTGCTCTTTACCTCTTTTACAGGTTGGCTCAGGCCAGGGTTTCTTACTGTGGTGCTATTGACACTTTGGAGGAAATGGCTCTTTGTTGTGGGGGCGTCCTCTGTGTTGCAGGATGTTCGCGGCACCCCTGACTTCTACTCCTCAATGTCAGTAGCCATCCCCTGGTCAGAAATGTCTCTAGACACTGGCAGAAGTCCCCTGCTGGGCAAAATTGCCCCAGTTGAGAACTAGCTTGTGCAGCAAGGTCTTTTTTGAAGAAAGAGTTCTGTGGCTTTGAATGTTTCTTCCATGTCCGAGCCAGCCTGTCCTgtcttagtttttaaaagaagggTCTGGACACTTAGGATAAAAATGTCTCAGATCTGTACTGTGTGATTTACCTCTTTTCTGTCCATTGACCACAGGGCTGTTGATAATCAGGTGTACGTGGCCACAGCATCTCCCGCCCGGGATGAGAAAGCCTCCTATGTTGCCTGGGGACACAGCACCGTCGTGAGTCCTTGGTAAGTCGGTTCTGCAGGGACGGGCTCACTGAGCTCGAGGGAGGGGCTGCTTGGGCAGTGGGTTGTCTGATTCCCGAGTGGCCCTGCGCCTCCCTCCACTGCCGTCTGCCCGTAGGCCTGccagctcactagctctctctgTGGGAGGAGCTTCCACTTGAAAATCTTGCGAGAGAGAAGTGGCCCAGCTCTCCTGACTGAGTGCTTGGCCGCAGCCCTGTTCTGAGTTTCTGAGTGACGTTCATCGTCAACCAAACTTGGAAACGAGGCAGAAGTCACGGGTGGGTGGTTTTTTAGTAAAAGAGGCTCCCAGACTCTTGGCTTTGGGTTAAAATTTAGACCAGGTCACTGGACCTAGGGCTGGGATGAGTTGAGGGTAAGGATTTTGCTCACTGCATAATGCTTAGAGGAGAGTGGAGGATGGGTTGAATTAAGAGGAACTGTGAACTTGTCCTCTGTGAGAGGGTAAAGCATTCTGTTACTTAGGGAAACCAGCACGAAAGTCTGCCCAGATACATACACAGCTGTATGGTAATAGACATGTCTTACCGGCATTTGTACAATTTTCATGGTACTTTCACACACATTATCTCAATTTGAGCTCTCAAGGACTTATGTTTATTTAGCCCAGTTAATAGATGGTAGACTTGAAGTTCACAGGATGAAGTGGCCAGAATTGGTGTTTGGAGCCAGGACTTTTCAATTCAGAACTTAGATTTATTCCATACTGCTTCTCAGTGCTTCTTCTGTATgattacaacacacacacacacacacacagataggtATTTCTAAAATTTCAGGATAAACATATCAATAACAAGGCTGCAGGGGCTTACATGTCACTGTGGGATTCCCAGAGTTCTCTCTTCTGACTTTGTAGGACTCACAGATGAACGTGTGTGGTGGGGAAGGCCTTGGGAGATATGGCCAGTGGGAGATTCTCAGTGAGCCTCCTACACATTTGGATCTGGGGTGCACTGGAAGGCTAGAAGGATCGAGTTGGCTTCAAAATTTTCTTAAACTTGACTTGGGTTCCTCTGCAGACGTTAGTGATCGGCTTACTGACCTGGTGGGCAGCTCTGCTCACCCAGCTGGTTCTCATGGTGAACTCTCTTACTCATCAGGCTGGCTGCTTTTGACACAGTTGGTTACTTAAGATTTGCCTGTATTTCTTCCTTTGTGGAATTTCCCCCATTTGGTTGGGAGCTGTATGGCTTATTTGTCATTGTGATATAGGTGCCTAGGGTTAACATAGAGATGTTTGCTTGCTGGggcaaatggggaaaaaatagaagaaagagaCTAGAAAAGGATTCAGTTAAATGGCATTAATGATGATGTCTGTAGCTTATTGTGCCAAAAATCTGTGGCCCTAGATGGAACCAATGATTATATCAGATTGTTTGTTGTATCGGATCATTTTGTTTTGTGCTTTGGAAAGATTTCACAGGTACAGTTTTTTTATATTAATGATtaattttcggctgtgctgggtgtttgttgctgcatgcaggctttctctagttgtggcaagagggGGCCGCTCTcatgttgtggagcacaggcttagtaatTGTGGCATGTAGGCTTAGTTGCACTGCAGcaggggggatcttcctggaccagggattgaacctgtgttccctgtattggcaggcagtttcttaaccagtggaccatcagggaagtcccacagctaTGTTTTGGAAGGCCTGTTTTGGGCCAAGAGACTCAGCACTGGAAATAGTTTTCCAAATCAGCTTTTCCTCAGATTTTGTGGAGTGTTGTTGTTTCCAGTATGGGATTCCTCCGGGGCATGGTTCTACCACTCCTACTCAGGCCTCATAG
It includes:
- the NIT2 gene encoding omega-amidase NIT2 isoform X1 — translated: MVTAAIKLKRRLLLGKKAFRLALIQLQVSSIKSENLTRACGLIREASKQGAQIVSLPECFNSPYGTKYFPEYAEKIPGDSTQKLSEVAKECSIYVIGGSIPEKDAGKLYNTCAVFGPDGTLLVKHRKLHLFDIDVPGKITFQESETLSPGDSFSTFDTPYCSVGLGICYDIRFSELAQIYAQRGCQLLVYPGAFNLTTGPAHWELLQRGRAVDNQVYVATASPARDEKASYVAWGHSTVVSPWGEVLAKAGTEETIVYADIDLKKLAEIRQQIPIFSQKRSDLYAVEAKKS
- the NIT2 gene encoding omega-amidase NIT2 isoform X2, with protein sequence MGSLFLHLDLELSAFRLALIQLQVSSIKSENLTRACGLIREASKQGAQIVSLPECFNSPYGTKYFPEYAEKIPGDSTQKLSEVAKECSIYVIGGSIPEKDAGKLYNTCAVFGPDGTLLVKHRKLHLFDIDVPGKITFQESETLSPGDSFSTFDTPYCSVGLGICYDIRFSELAQIYAQRGCQLLVYPGAFNLTTGPAHWELLQRGRAVDNQVYVATASPARDEKASYVAWGHSTVVSPWGEVLAKAGTEETIVYADIDLKKLAEIRQQIPIFSQKRSDLYAVEAKKS
- the NIT2 gene encoding omega-amidase NIT2 isoform X3; this translates as MVLPGRAMATFRLALIQLQVSSIKSENLTRACGLIREASKQGAQIVSLPECFNSPYGTKYFPEYAEKIPGDSTQKLSEVAKECSIYVIGGSIPEKDAGKLYNTCAVFGPDGTLLVKHRKLHLFDIDVPGKITFQESETLSPGDSFSTFDTPYCSVGLGICYDIRFSELAQIYAQRGCQLLVYPGAFNLTTGPAHWELLQRGRAVDNQVYVATASPARDEKASYVAWGHSTVVSPWGEVLAKAGTEETIVYADIDLKKLAEIRQQIPIFSQKRSDLYAVEAKKS
- the NIT2 gene encoding omega-amidase NIT2 isoform X4 — translated: MAQNIFLNMQRKFLVTPHRSFLKWQRSAAYMSLEVTSYPQGSIPEKDAGKLYNTCAVFGPDGTLLVKHRKLHLFDIDVPGKITFQESETLSPGDSFSTFDTPYCSVGLGICYDIRFSELAQIYAQRGCQLLVYPGAFNLTTGPAHWELLQRGRAVDNQVYVATASPARDEKASYVAWGHSTVVSPWGEVLAKAGTEETIVYADIDLKKLAEIRQQIPIFSQKRSDLYAVEAKKS